GTTCAGTAGTTATTTTTGCGACCTGACTTTGAAGAATTAGGGAATCCCCAAAAGTACGAGCAACCATCTCACCTTGAATAGTAACTTTATATATATTTAGCGCACTTTTAGGCCACCAACGAATCTGTTCTTTTAGTGATCCTCCTCCACGAGCAATACTTCCCCCTGAACCGTGAAAGAAAACTGGCGTTAACTTCTTTGCCAGCAAATTTTCATCAATGGCATTAATTGCCTTCGCAATAAGCCATTTCCCAGAAAATACTCCACTTTCTTTTGAAGAGTCTGAATAGCCAAGCATAACTTCAAAGCGAGAGTGCCACTTGTTTTGATGATGTTTTAGTAGTGTCGGGTTTTTCTTAAAAACTTCATTTAGAATGTTGTGGGCATTCGAAAGAGCTTTCTGTGTTTCAAACAGGGGAACTACAGGAATATAAAGTTCCTTCAGCGCTTTCTTAACGAGGTCTAGCCCTGCTTGATAATCAGAGGCCTCTTCGCACATACTAAGAATAAAGCCACGCACATACCACTTACTTCTCTCGCCAATTGAAATCTCTTGTAGGTACTTGAGCATTTTATAGATTTCAAAATTTTTATCTTTGAGTGCCTCATGAACAAGAGAAGAGTCCTCACGAACTTCCAGAGGTAGGACAAGAGTCGGGTAGAGCCAAACAATACTTTTAATTTTTTCCAGATATGGTGATTGGTTTTTAATTTCTTTTTCAAAGAGTTTGCAATACTTAGAAAAACTATCTTTTAAAAGAGCTATCCTTCTTCCGTCAAGCTTCTTGATCTCTTTAACACTTGCAAAGAGCTTCACAAGTTTTTGTGATTCTTTTTCAAGCGCCTTGAGCGGAAGATCAGTCTGTTTTAAAAGCTTGAGATGTTTATTATAGTGAGAAGAAACATAGCGAAGTAGAATGTCCCTTGAAAGCTGTAGAGAGTCTCTCATCGTCTGGTGATTAACAAAAGGGTGACCATCTTTATCTCCACCAACCCAACTTCTAAAATGTACTGTAATTCCTCGTTGTTGCATTTTAACTTGCAGATCCAGAATTTTCTTATCTAAAACGATATTGTAAATATGTGAGGCCTCATCAAATACCGTCGGTTTCTTCGTCGACGCCATTGACGAGCGAAGAATAAGATTAAGATGAAATTTAAGTTCTGAAATAAACGTATCTTCAATCCCTTCTAAAAAGGCGATAAGTAGTGCTTCTGTCGAATTAAATAACTTCATCAGCTTTTCTGAGCGTGCTTCCGTTGGGTGAGCAGTAAAAACATAGATGATTGCATAGGGAGAGCTCTGTAGCTCTTTTTTACGTTTGTCGCTTGCTAGGCGATGGTGACGGTAAGCATTTTCAGCACGGTTTACTAGTTCGAGATAGACACCATAAGCATGGCAAAGATTAATCGCCTCAGCGTCACTTAGTTTATAAATCTTTTTTAAGCTTTCTTGGAGATGTACACTTTTTTCTTTTGATGTTGAGGCTAGATTATTCTTGAATTCGACTCGAAGCTTTTCAACGAGGGTGTAGATTTTGTTACCGTAGACATTTCTAATTTCTTCACCAAGTGAAGCACCGATTATTTTGACAAGATCTTTTAGTTCCTGAGGAAGGTTTTGCACATAAACTCCATAAATAGATTTAAGCTATTTTACGAAGTTTATTGCAATTTAGTTAGGGGGAAATTTATTTAAAACGATCTTTTTTCCAGACCATAAGCTGATCTTGAATTTGTTGATCAAGCATTCGATAAAGTGATTGAATGTCAGATCCAGTTCCATCGGCAGCAAAACTCTTAATTGAGCTTTGCACTTCGATTAAACCAGTAAATCCTTCATCTTCTTTAGAAAATTTAAGATTGATGAGTGAATCAATCGGACATAGTTGGAAAAGATCGTTGATGAGACGATTAATATGTCCCATTTCACTTGGTACTAGATCAAAGCCAATAGCTTCAACAGTAATGCCTTCGTTATTTTCCATATAATCCCATGAAACTCTCAGCTTTTAGAGATGCTCCACCAACAAGTCCACCGTCGATATCAGCACAAGAGAATAATTCTTTGGCATTATCTGGTTTAACACTTCCACCATAAAGGATAAGTGTTTCTTCTGCATTAAGTTCTGTTTCTTCTTTTAGGAATTTTCTTACGAACTCATGAGTTTCTTGTGCTTGCGCTGGAGTAGCTGTTACTCCAGTTCCAATTGCCCAAACTGGCTCATAAGCAACAATGACATCAGAAGATGAAACACCTTGAAGACCTTTTTTTAATTGTTCCCCAAGAACAGCTTCAATTTTTCCTGATTCTCTCTCTTCAAGAGTTTCACCAATACAGAAGATTACTTTGAGATTATTTACGAGGGCCTTTTTAACTTTTAAATTAAGTTCCTCGTGAGTTTCTTTAAAGATTGCTCTTCTTTCACTGTGACCTAGGATAACGAATTCGCAGCCTAGCTCTTTTAATGAAGTAGGAGATACTTCTCCCGTAAATGCTCCTGAGTTTTCATATGAACAATTTTGAGCACCAGTCTTGAAATTCTTTGGAGCTAATTCAATCAATTTTGAAAGGTGTAGTGCTTGAGGAGCAATCCACGCTTCATCAGTGAAGTTTGATGCTTTTACAGTAGTAAAGAAAGCTTCGATGTCACCAAGTGACTGATTCATTTTCCAATTTCCAACGACTAGTGTTTTTCTCATGTTTATTCCAATCCAAATCTAAGGGCTGCGATACCCGGAAGGTTACCTTTTTCGATATATTCTAAGCTTGCTCCACCACCAGTAGAAACATGTCCCATCTTGCTTGCAAGACCGGCCTTGTTTACTGCACTTACAGAATCACCGCCACCAACAAGTGTGAAGCAATCAGAAGGAGCGTCACTTAGAATCTTCGCGATTCCAAATGTTCCTTTACTATATGTTTCATTTTCAAATAGTCCCATCGGGCCATTCCATAAAACAGTCTTCGCCCCTGATAATTTTTCTTTGTAGATATCAAGAGTTTTTGGTCCGATATCAAGCCCCATAAGTCCTTCAGGAATATTTCTGTTCTCAACAACTTGAGGTTCTCCACCAAATTCTTTTGAACATAGGTGATCAACTGGAAGAACTATTTTATGCCCTGATTTCTCTCTAAGGATTTTCTTTGCTAGAGCAATATCTTCGTCATTGCAAAGTGAAGTACCGATATCGTACCCACTTGCTTTTAAGAATGGATACGCCATTGCACCACCAATAAGAAGGTGAGTTACGTTAGAGAGAAGTCTTTCGATGATTTTGATTTTATCGCTTACTTTTGCTCCACCAACGATTGCAACAAATGGAGTTTTTGGTGATTCAACGATTTTAGATAGGGCACTGATCTCTCTCTTAAGAAGAAGTCCACCGTATGCTCTATTTTTAAAGAATGCATTGATCTCATAAGTTGAAGCGTGCTTTCTGTGAGCTGCACCAAAGGCGTCGTTCACATAGATATCTCCATACTCAGCAAGTTTTTTTGCAAATTCTCTATCATTCTTTTCTTCTTCTTCGTGAAACCTTACGTTTTGAAGAAGAAGAATTTTAGTTTCACCAAGATTTAGTAGCGTTTTAATTGATCTATCAAGAGCTGACTCTGATAAAACAACGTCAGTATCTAATTTTTCTGCAAGATACTTTGCAACTGGCTCAAGTGAGTATTTCGCTACCGGTTTTCCATCAGGTCTACCAAGGTGAGACATAAGAACTAGTTTTGAAGCTCCATTGTTAAAGATGTACTTGATTGTCTCAAGAGCTTCATCAATTCTCGTCGTATCAGTGATGATCGACGGATCATTCTTATCAAGCGGAACGTTGAAGTCAAATCTTGCGATTACTTTTTTATCTGTTAGATCTGCCTGATCAATGAATTTAAGTGCCATTATTATTTCGCTCCCATAAGAATTGCGAGGTCGATTACTCTATTTGAGAATCCTGCTTCGTTGTCATACCATGCAACTACTTTTACATTTGTTCCACCGATTACGTTTGTAAGCTTAGCATCTACGCATGAAGATTCTCTCATTCCCATATAATCAACTGAGACAAGCTCTTCTTCTTCGTATGCAAGGATTCCCTTCAGGGCACCATTACTTGCTTCAAGCATTGCCTGATTAACTTCTTCAATCGTAGTTGGAGTTTTAACTGTTACATTAAGATCAACAAGAGAAACGTTTGGAGTTGGTACTCTTACTGCGAATCCATCAAGCTTTCCTTTTAGTTCAGGAATAACAAGACCAACAGCTTTCGCTGCACCAGTAGTTGTTGGGATCATTGATACCGCTGCTGCTCTCGCTCTTCTGTAATCTTTGTGAGAAGCATCTAGGATTCTCTGATCGCCTGTATATGAGTGAACCGTTGTCATGAAACCTGACTCAATTCCAAACTTGTCATTAAGAATTTTTGCTACAGGAGCAAGACAGTTAGTTGTACATGAAGCATTTGAAACAATATTATGCTCTTCTGGATTGTAGAGGTCAGAGTTGATTCCCATGACGATTGTTTCATCAACATCTTTACCTGGGCAACAAAGGATAACTTTTTTAACCGTTCCTCTAAGGTGCTTTGAAAGAGATTTTTTATCTTTGAAGATACCTGTCGAATCAATTACTAAATCAACTTCATCTTTTGACCATGGAATCTCTGCAGGGTCACGATACTTGTGGAAAGTAATTTTGTGTCCATCAATATCAAGAGTATCTCCATCGTCGATACTAACTTTCTTATCAAATCTTCCAAAAACTGAATCATATTTAAGTAGGTGAACATAACCTTCTGGCTCTCCTGGAGAGTTAACTGCTACTACTTCTAATTCACTGATGTTACGACTAAAAATTTCTCTTAGAACTGTTCTACCAATTCTTCCAAGTCCGTTGATTCCGACTCTGATTTTCTGAGACATACTTGACTCCATTAGGTGATTATTAAACTGAAATTAGCCATAATATGCCATAATTGAGCTAGTTTGCCTACCCAAAGGGTTGTCTTTTACCACCTGCAAAAAAATAAATTTCAATCGTATAATTAAGAGATGGAAACGGCTTCAACTGTTAAACATTATAAGACTAAAGATGACTACCTGCAAAAGAGGGTGGCTAGGCCATCAGCGACTTCAGGAGCGGAGCTTGCAAAAGATGCGAAAGCACCAGTCGAGGCAGAGAAGGTCGACATTTCTAAGAAGGCCAAAGATCTCAAAAACTCAATAAAAGAAGATGGAAAAGAAATAGGAAGAGCATCGAAGCATCTTCTAAAAGATGCGGGAGTTTCACTGGCCAAGGCGATTGTGAGCCCTCTTCCAATTCCTAGTATTAGCTTGGGCGGAGGAGCTGAAACTCCTGTTGCGGCCAAGGCCGAAAAGGCGGCACCTGTTAAAGAGAAGTCCGATGTACCAATTAATAAACCTGGTATTTTTCTCATCTCAGGTCTCGAACTTGGAACCTTCTCAAGTGATGATCAGGGGCTTCCAGAGCTTGCTTCAGCGATTACTGGCGCGGAACATTTTTCTTGGAAGGACGAAGATAAGGTGATGGAAGAGATTCTTCGAAGAACAAAGGATCAGCCAATAATACTTATTGGACATTCTCTTGGTGGGGATGCTGCAGTTAATATCGCAAATAACCTCAATACGCTGAAGGGAGGTTTTAGGAAGGTGAACCTTCTTGTGACTCTTGATAGTGTTGGCTTTGGAAATGATATTATTCCCCAGAACGTAGGGAAGAATTTGAATTTTATCAGTGATGATGACTACTTCTTTAATGACGGTCCGAATATTGCGCGTGATTCAAAACGAACGACTGTGGATAATATTTTAAGGAGTGAGGGGCATCGAGCGATTGATGAGGCTTCTGATGTTCATTTTGAAATCATGGAAAATATCGACTCGGTAATGAGTGAGTTCAAAAAGAATAAGAAATTTCAAAGACTTAGTGAACTATATGAGTCTTTTAAGAAGACTGAAAAAAATAGTGAAGCTATTGAGCCGAAGGTCTAGGCATGCTATAGATTGCTCTTTCTAATCATTTAGATAGAGAGCAATTTGAAAAAAATATCAATTCTACTATTTCTTTTACTTTCGATTAATTCTTGTGGGCCACAAGAGTCGAACACTCATGTAGAAATTAACACATCTTCTATTGTTGGTGGAGAACTCGTTGAAAAAGATGAGTTTAAGGCCGTGGTTGCTCTTGTTCGAAATGGTGATTTTCACTGCTCAGGTGTTTTAATTGCTGAAGACGTCGTTCTTACAGCGGCTCATTGTCTTGGTGGTTTTGCTGCTGAATCAATAAGAGTTTACGTCGGAGATGGAGAGAAGCGTCCAGCTCTTCGCGCATTTTTACGTGGTCAACATGAAGTTGAAAGAGTTATCTTTCACCCAAGCCTTAAGTGGAATGAGCGTCGTGGATTCGTCAACTTTGGTGATTATAATGCCAATGATGTGGGACTCGTTTTTTTAAAAGAACCTATTACAGATGTTGAGCCTCTGAAAATTCTAGAAAATCTAAGTGTTGTAAAAAACTATTTGAAGAAAGGTCAGACTACGACAGTTGTTGGATATGGATATGATGGTGAAGATAAGCCTGTTTTCACAAATGTCACACCTGAATATGGCCTAAAGAGAAAAGTCGATATCATGATTAAAAACTTTAATAATCATGAAGTCGATATTAGAGATGATGGTAAAGACTCGTGTTATATTGATAGTGGTGGACCAGCCCTTGTTAACGTAGATGGCGAATACCAAGTTCTAGCTCTTGTTAGTGGGTCAAATGGTCTCTGTGGAGAAAATGAATTCCCAGTTTATTACTCTTTAGTTTTTGATTCTATCTGTTGGATTGCAAAAGAAACAGATATGAAGTTTACAGATCTATTTAGAAATTGTGATCGCTATCAACTAATACAAAATAAGTGCGAAGAATTACCGCCAAAGCCTGCTGCTCAATGTGCATCTAATTTATCAGAACTTATTTTTGAAACCCAAATACTTGATTTGCATTCTCTTTAGTTATTCTTAAAATTTCTTCTACCGGAACGTCTTTAATCTCAGCAATAGCTTTCGCGATAAAAGGAAGATAAAAGGGAGCATTCTCTTTTCCACGATATGGAATAGGTGTGAGAAATGGCGCATCTGTTTCAATTAAAATACGTTCAAGAGGAGTAATTCTTAATACGTCTCTAACATTCTCAGCATTTTTAAAAGTAATTATGCCGTTGAAGCCAAGGTGAAAGCCTTGGTCGAGACAAAATTGTGCTAATTCAATAGATGAAGTGAAACTATGAATAACTCCTTTTCTCTTGAGTTTGGCTGAGAATTTTAACAGAGTATTCTTGGTATCTTCATCGGCATCACGTGTGTGAATAACAACAGGAAGATCCTTATCGGAGGCTAATTGCAAGAAAGATTCAAATGCCTCAATTTGAATCTCTTTCGGTGACTTATTGTAGTGATAATCAAGACCAATTTCACCTACGGCAACTATCTTCGGCTCATTCAGATTTGATTCTACTTTTTGCAGAACTTCCTTTGAGAAAAATTTAGCATCATGTGGGTGGATTCCTTGCGTTCCATAAACACAGTCGTGCTCTCTTGTTAGCTCAATAACAGTATCAAGATTATCTGGAGAAACAGCGATCGTAATTATTTTTTCGACGTGATATTCATTGGACTTGCTAACAATTTCTTCTGTTGATAAATCTTTTAAATAGTCGAGATGACAGTGGGTCTCAATGAGACCCACTGGAAATTTAGGAATATCTTTCGATTTCTTATCACTCATATATTATTTTTTTGCTCTTTTTAAGATCTCATCCATAATCGCGTAGTAATCGCTTAATGGTCTTACACCTTCAATCTTAACACCATTTAGAAGAGTAGTAGGTGTTGATCTTACAGAGAATGTATCTGCTTGATTAATCATTTTCACAACACTTTCTTTTGTCTCTGGTTTTGTCATACACTCAGTTACACCCAATTTGTTGGCATAATTATTAATCCACGTTGTCGATAGCTTTTCTTGATCTGCAAAGATGTCATCGTGAATTGGACCAAATTTTGCTGGATCTGCACAAGAAGCCATGTAAGCCGCCTGACATGCATAAGTGTGAAGAGGTCTCTCCATATTTGGATTACAATTGTGATCTAGTGGGTAGAAGAAATATTGAATATTAATTTTGCCCTTGTATTTTTCAGCGATTTTTTCAACAACTGTTGTTAGAGCTTTACACGCAGGACACTGAAAGTCCGAGAAAATTGAAAATTGAATTGGAGCATCTTCAAATTTTTCTGTCGCACTAGCTAATCTGAATGGAGATGGTGTTCCAGGGGTTCCAAGATTAGGAAGACCATAGAACATCTTAACAAGACTTTGACTCATTTGAATCTTCTTTGATTCCCAGCTTTGCACAGATGAGTAAGTAATTCCTGCCACCGCAAGAGTTACGATTGCGTAAATGCTGATGAACTTAAAATTTAACCCTCGAATCTCACCAACTTTGATCAACATAAAAAGAGCGCCAAATGAGGCCAGGTAATAAAGAGTACAAAATGGACAAAGGTGACCAAGTCCAATTAGTGAATAAAGGAAAAGTACCACACATCCAAAAGCATTAACTCCTAGAACTGTTAAAAGAGCACTTTCAACTTCATCATTATTATATAGGAATGTAAGCATTACAAAGGCACCCATAAGTGCACCAAAGATTGAGATAGGAATCCCTGCAATATTTCCAAATGGAGATAGTGTTGTAGCATCACAGTTAAAAAATGAGTTGATGTTACAAATTGATCCCGCTTCAAACCCTGTTGGATACTTTGCGCTAAAGTAGTGTGAAGTTAAGTAGATTGAAAAAATCGTCATGAGAGCACCCAGGACGAAGAAAAGCATCTTCTGGTTTAATGTCGCTTTTTCGAAAAAAGTTTTTTTCATAATTTTATCCTTTCCTTAGAATATTCCAGTTTCTTAAATCAGTTTTATTTCTTCGATAACTATTATACCTGTGATCTGAAAAAGTGCACGCATTACTGTATTGGACCACTGCATTTGGATACTTGTCCAAGATTTGTTCTGTCGCTTCTTTTTCCAAGGAGAAGTGGTACCTTCCATCTTTGGTAATGAACTTATCTTTTTCAAAGTAATTTAAAAAATCGTCAGAAACTTGATAGGCGTCCACCCCAATATGTGGACCGATAAAGAATTGAGTAGGTAGTATCTTTCGTATGAGATCATTCTTTATAATTTTATTTTCAAGTCCGCGCCAACCTGCATGGATAAGGGCATGTCCTTTTTTGCCAATTATTGCAATCGGTAGGCAGTCTGCAGTCTTTATCGCCAATGTACACTGACCACATGTGCAGACAACTCCATCTGCATCAAGTAGCTCTTCATGGCAGTCAAAAATAATATTACCATGAACTTGATTTACGGCCTTGAAGCTTATTTGTGGTCTGTCTGAGTAAACCTCGAAGATATACGAATCAATTTCTTTTTGAATGATCTT
The Bacteriovorax sp. Seq25_V genome window above contains:
- a CDS encoding phosphoenolpyruvate carboxylase encodes the protein MQNLPQELKDLVKIIGASLGEEIRNVYGNKIYTLVEKLRVEFKNNLASTSKEKSVHLQESLKKIYKLSDAEAINLCHAYGVYLELVNRAENAYRHHRLASDKRKKELQSSPYAIIYVFTAHPTEARSEKLMKLFNSTEALLIAFLEGIEDTFISELKFHLNLILRSSMASTKKPTVFDEASHIYNIVLDKKILDLQVKMQQRGITVHFRSWVGGDKDGHPFVNHQTMRDSLQLSRDILLRYVSSHYNKHLKLLKQTDLPLKALEKESQKLVKLFASVKEIKKLDGRRIALLKDSFSKYCKLFEKEIKNQSPYLEKIKSIVWLYPTLVLPLEVREDSSLVHEALKDKNFEIYKMLKYLQEISIGERSKWYVRGFILSMCEEASDYQAGLDLVKKALKELYIPVVPLFETQKALSNAHNILNEVFKKNPTLLKHHQNKWHSRFEVMLGYSDSSKESGVFSGKWLIAKAINAIDENLLAKKLTPVFFHGSGGSIARGGGSLKEQIRWWPKSALNIYKVTIQGEMVARTFGDSLILQSQVAKITTELNEIKNQKMDAKFISTMDEMAKLSTAVYKNLFDNDKFVHAIKAATPYLYLDHLKIGSRPSKRQKTTSTELKLRAIPWILCWTQTRGLLPNWFGVGTAWRDIDVSSKKVIKDSYQSSDYLRSFINTLGFSLAKIEIEVFKAYLNEFMDRSHADEVYQIVENELMLAKKFFIEVSGQRDLLFFRPWLGESIQLRSRMIHPINLLQIRALKNKDYQLLRETVTAIACGMMTTG
- the tpiA gene encoding triose-phosphate isomerase — encoded protein: MRKTLVVGNWKMNQSLGDIEAFFTTVKASNFTDEAWIAPQALHLSKLIELAPKNFKTGAQNCSYENSGAFTGEVSPTSLKELGCEFVILGHSERRAIFKETHEELNLKVKKALVNNLKVIFCIGETLEERESGKIEAVLGEQLKKGLQGVSSSDVIVAYEPVWAIGTGVTATPAQAQETHEFVRKFLKEETELNAEETLILYGGSVKPDNAKELFSCADIDGGLVGGASLKAESFMGLYGK
- the pgk gene encoding phosphoglycerate kinase — its product is MALKFIDQADLTDKKVIARFDFNVPLDKNDPSIITDTTRIDEALETIKYIFNNGASKLVLMSHLGRPDGKPVAKYSLEPVAKYLAEKLDTDVVLSESALDRSIKTLLNLGETKILLLQNVRFHEEEEKNDREFAKKLAEYGDIYVNDAFGAAHRKHASTYEINAFFKNRAYGGLLLKREISALSKIVESPKTPFVAIVGGAKVSDKIKIIERLLSNVTHLLIGGAMAYPFLKASGYDIGTSLCNDEDIALAKKILREKSGHKIVLPVDHLCSKEFGGEPQVVENRNIPEGLMGLDIGPKTLDIYKEKLSGAKTVLWNGPMGLFENETYSKGTFGIAKILSDAPSDCFTLVGGGDSVSAVNKAGLASKMGHVSTGGGASLEYIEKGNLPGIAALRFGLE
- the gap gene encoding type I glyceraldehyde-3-phosphate dehydrogenase translates to MSQKIRVGINGLGRIGRTVLREIFSRNISELEVVAVNSPGEPEGYVHLLKYDSVFGRFDKKVSIDDGDTLDIDGHKITFHKYRDPAEIPWSKDEVDLVIDSTGIFKDKKSLSKHLRGTVKKVILCCPGKDVDETIVMGINSDLYNPEEHNIVSNASCTTNCLAPVAKILNDKFGIESGFMTTVHSYTGDQRILDASHKDYRRARAAAVSMIPTTTGAAKAVGLVIPELKGKLDGFAVRVPTPNVSLVDLNVTVKTPTTIEEVNQAMLEASNGALKGILAYEEEELVSVDYMGMRESSCVDAKLTNVIGGTNVKVVAWYDNEAGFSNRVIDLAILMGAK
- a CDS encoding lipase family protein gives rise to the protein METASTVKHYKTKDDYLQKRVARPSATSGAELAKDAKAPVEAEKVDISKKAKDLKNSIKEDGKEIGRASKHLLKDAGVSLAKAIVSPLPIPSISLGGGAETPVAAKAEKAAPVKEKSDVPINKPGIFLISGLELGTFSSDDQGLPELASAITGAEHFSWKDEDKVMEEILRRTKDQPIILIGHSLGGDAAVNIANNLNTLKGGFRKVNLLVTLDSVGFGNDIIPQNVGKNLNFISDDDYFFNDGPNIARDSKRTTVDNILRSEGHRAIDEASDVHFEIMENIDSVMSEFKKNKKFQRLSELYESFKKTEKNSEAIEPKV
- a CDS encoding trypsin-like serine protease, whose protein sequence is MKKISILLFLLLSINSCGPQESNTHVEINTSSIVGGELVEKDEFKAVVALVRNGDFHCSGVLIAEDVVLTAAHCLGGFAAESIRVYVGDGEKRPALRAFLRGQHEVERVIFHPSLKWNERRGFVNFGDYNANDVGLVFLKEPITDVEPLKILENLSVVKNYLKKGQTTTVVGYGYDGEDKPVFTNVTPEYGLKRKVDIMIKNFNNHEVDIRDDGKDSCYIDSGGPALVNVDGEYQVLALVSGSNGLCGENEFPVYYSLVFDSICWIAKETDMKFTDLFRNCDRYQLIQNKCEELPPKPAAQCASNLSELIFETQILDLHSL
- a CDS encoding TatD family hydrolase; this encodes MSDKKSKDIPKFPVGLIETHCHLDYLKDLSTEEIVSKSNEYHVEKIITIAVSPDNLDTVIELTREHDCVYGTQGIHPHDAKFFSKEVLQKVESNLNEPKIVAVGEIGLDYHYNKSPKEIQIEAFESFLQLASDKDLPVVIHTRDADEDTKNTLLKFSAKLKRKGVIHSFTSSIELAQFCLDQGFHLGFNGIITFKNAENVRDVLRITPLERILIETDAPFLTPIPYRGKENAPFYLPFIAKAIAEIKDVPVEEILRITKENANQVFGFQK
- a CDS encoding thioredoxin domain-containing protein; protein product: MKKTFFEKATLNQKMLFFVLGALMTIFSIYLTSHYFSAKYPTGFEAGSICNINSFFNCDATTLSPFGNIAGIPISIFGALMGAFVMLTFLYNNDEVESALLTVLGVNAFGCVVLFLYSLIGLGHLCPFCTLYYLASFGALFMLIKVGEIRGLNFKFISIYAIVTLAVAGITYSSVQSWESKKIQMSQSLVKMFYGLPNLGTPGTPSPFRLASATEKFEDAPIQFSIFSDFQCPACKALTTVVEKIAEKYKGKINIQYFFYPLDHNCNPNMERPLHTYACQAAYMASCADPAKFGPIHDDIFADQEKLSTTWINNYANKLGVTECMTKPETKESVVKMINQADTFSVRSTPTTLLNGVKIEGVRPLSDYYAIMDEILKRAKK
- a CDS encoding polyphenol oxidase family protein, whose product is MKIIQKEIDSYIFEVYSDRPQISFKAVNQVHGNIIFDCHEELLDADGVVCTCGQCTLAIKTADCLPIAIIGKKGHALIHAGWRGLENKIIKNDLIRKILPTQFFIGPHIGVDAYQVSDDFLNYFEKDKFITKDGRYHFSLEKEATEQILDKYPNAVVQYSNACTFSDHRYNSYRRNKTDLRNWNILRKG